One segment of Fuscovulum ytuae DNA contains the following:
- a CDS encoding protein-glutamate methylesterase/protein-glutamine glutaminase: MALKPNDAAKVLIVDDSASARAMLRAIVESDPGLSVMAVCIDAFEAAKVMRDSLPDVILLDLELPGMDGMTFLKKIMAQKPLPVVICSGLTARGSEQSIAALEAGAVEVILKPSAGDDRARAEAQVRICDALRAAAQSRKGGRAGILPGALRAPGAKLTADEILPPPNLTRPVPLTEPIVCIGASTGGTEALRQVLVALPPDAPAICIVQHMPAGFTAAFARRLDGLCKVKVTEAVDGATVGQGEVLIAPGDQHMILRRLTSGYRVSVVQGPYVSRHRPSVDVLFRSAAGSAGANALGIILTGMGDDGARCLGEMKAAGAATIAQDEASSVVYGMPREAVRMGSVGQTLPLDKMATTIMAFARRHRTGVQA, translated from the coding sequence ATGGCGCTGAAACCCAACGATGCGGCAAAGGTTCTGATCGTGGACGACAGCGCCTCGGCACGGGCGATGCTGCGGGCAATTGTGGAAAGCGACCCGGGTCTTTCGGTGATGGCCGTCTGTATCGACGCCTTCGAGGCGGCAAAGGTGATGCGGGACAGCCTGCCGGATGTGATCCTGCTGGACCTTGAACTGCCGGGCATGGATGGGATGACCTTCCTGAAGAAGATCATGGCGCAAAAGCCCTTGCCGGTGGTGATCTGCTCCGGGCTGACGGCGCGCGGATCTGAGCAGAGCATCGCGGCGCTTGAGGCGGGCGCGGTGGAGGTGATCCTGAAGCCTTCGGCGGGCGATGACCGTGCGCGGGCCGAGGCGCAGGTGCGCATCTGCGATGCCCTGCGCGCGGCGGCTCAAAGCCGGAAGGGGGGGCGTGCGGGCATCCTGCCCGGCGCGCTGCGGGCACCGGGGGCGAAGCTGACGGCGGATGAGATTCTGCCGCCGCCGAATCTGACGCGGCCTGTTCCCCTGACCGAGCCTATCGTTTGCATCGGCGCATCGACCGGCGGGACAGAGGCGCTGCGCCAGGTGCTGGTGGCGCTGCCGCCAGATGCGCCTGCAATCTGCATCGTGCAACATATGCCTGCCGGGTTCACCGCGGCCTTCGCGCGGCGGCTGGACGGGCTGTGCAAGGTGAAGGTGACCGAAGCTGTCGATGGCGCCACGGTGGGGCAGGGCGAGGTGCTGATCGCGCCGGGCGACCAGCATATGATCCTGCGGCGGCTTACGTCCGGCTATCGGGTGTCGGTGGTGCAGGGGCCCTATGTCAGCCGCCATCGCCCGTCGGTCGATGTGCTGTTCCGGTCGGCGGCTGGATCGGCAGGGGCCAATGCGCTGGGCATTATCCTGACGGGGATGGGCGATGACGGGGCGCGCTGTTTGGGTGAGATGAAGGCGGCGGGTGCCGCCACGATCGCGCAGGATGAGGCGAGTTCCGTCGTCTATGGCATGCCGCGCGAAGCGGTGCGGATGGGCAGCGTGGGGCAGACCCTGCCCCTCGACAAGATGGCGACGACGATCATGGCTTTCGCCCGTCGCCACAGGACAGGAGTTCAGGCATGA